In a genomic window of Deinococcus aerophilus:
- a CDS encoding ribonuclease R family protein → MTLPELTPAGRTEIELLARGKAQKSRTLRELGLSETPEAAHTLLLRLGLWSEARTPYADRLGAALDPVTLDVPDFAGEPRLDLTHLTAYAIDDEGNRDPDDAVGIEALPGGLTRLWVHVADVAALVSPDSPLDLEARARGATLYLPDRTVGMLPDALIEKTGLGLHETMPALSISLDLDTDGNADAVDVALTQVRVQRLTYGQAQEQLEAGEEPFVTLATLARASRELREAEGALSIDLPEVRVRADENGAEVTPLPRPEMRQVVQECMTLAGWAAAIYADDHDIPLPFATQDAPTREVRGDGLGAQWARRKTLARTRFQPSPGPHGGMGLDLYAQATSPMRRYLDLVVHQQLRAHLDGTEPMSGKTVAAHIAQAGLNADATRQAERLSRRHHTLRFIAAQPEREWDAVVVDRRGQSATLLLPDLAYDLALNTPAPVGTALRVRLVDVNLPALSVRARPV, encoded by the coding sequence ATGACCCTTCCCGAACTGACGCCCGCCGGGCGCACCGAGATCGAGCTGCTGGCGCGCGGCAAGGCCCAGAAAAGCCGGACCCTGCGTGAACTGGGCCTGTCAGAAACACCCGAGGCAGCCCATACCCTGCTGCTGCGGCTGGGCCTGTGGTCCGAGGCCCGGACCCCGTATGCCGACCGGCTGGGCGCGGCGCTGGACCCGGTGACGCTGGACGTGCCCGATTTTGCCGGGGAACCCCGGCTGGACCTGACGCACCTGACGGCCTACGCCATCGACGACGAGGGCAACCGCGACCCGGACGACGCGGTGGGCATCGAGGCCCTGCCCGGCGGCCTGACGCGGCTGTGGGTCCATGTGGCGGACGTGGCGGCGCTGGTATCCCCGGACAGCCCGCTGGATCTGGAGGCACGCGCCCGAGGCGCCACGCTGTACCTGCCGGACCGCACGGTAGGCATGCTGCCCGACGCCCTGATCGAGAAGACCGGGCTGGGCCTGCACGAAACCATGCCCGCGCTGTCCATCTCGCTGGACCTGGACACGGACGGCAACGCCGATGCGGTGGACGTGGCGCTGACGCAGGTGCGGGTGCAGCGGCTGACCTATGGTCAGGCCCAGGAACAGCTGGAAGCGGGCGAGGAACCCTTCGTGACGCTCGCTACGCTGGCGCGCGCCAGCCGGGAGTTGCGCGAGGCCGAGGGCGCACTGAGCATTGACCTGCCGGAGGTGCGCGTGCGGGCCGACGAGAACGGCGCTGAGGTCACGCCGCTGCCCCGCCCCGAGATGAGACAGGTGGTGCAGGAGTGCATGACGCTCGCGGGCTGGGCCGCCGCCATCTACGCCGACGACCACGACATTCCGTTGCCCTTCGCCACCCAGGACGCCCCCACCCGCGAGGTGCGCGGCGACGGTCTGGGGGCCCAGTGGGCCCGACGCAAGACGCTGGCGCGCACCCGTTTTCAACCGTCGCCGGGGCCGCACGGGGGCATGGGACTGGACCTGTACGCCCAGGCCACCAGCCCCATGCGCCGCTACCTGGACCTGGTGGTGCACCAGCAGCTGCGCGCCCATCTGGACGGCACCGAACCCATGAGCGGCAAGACGGTGGCGGCCCACATTGCCCAGGCGGGCCTGAACGCCGACGCCACCCGCCAGGCCGAGAGACTCAGCCGGCGCCACCACACGCTGCGCTTTATCGCCGCCCAGCCGGAACGCGAGTGGGACGCAGTGGTGGTGGACCGCCGCGGCCAGAGCGCCACGCTGCTGCTGCCCGACCTGGCCTATGACCTGGCCCTCAACACACCCGCCCCGGTCGGCACGGCGCTGCGGGTGCGGCTGGTGGACGTGAACCTGCCCGCGCTGAGCGTGCGGGCGCGTCCCGTGTGA
- a CDS encoding agmatine deiminase family protein, with protein sequence MQHFSPTDPTPQALGFVMPPEWAPHAATWLSWPADNDLWFGHLEAVRTEFAALVRTIARFEPVQLLVRDAESRQDAAERLSGADVTSHDVPLNDVWIRDNGPLFVTRGSEVSLINWRFNAWGGKFEWHEDDQVPEYVARTLDAAHWDLPVVLEGGALELNGAGVALTTRSCLLTDTRNLGLSAEQYADWLRAYLGIDRLLWLGAGLENDHTDGHIDTITRFTDERTIVTSVDEDPSDPNHAVMAANLAALRGMTDLDGQPFRIVELPLPVRRLEGAEGRLPPTYANFYIGNGFVAVPQYGDPNDARALEVLTPLFPGREVIGLNSRAIIEGGGSFHCVTQQQPAGTVWTGR encoded by the coding sequence ATGCAGCACTTCTCCCCCACCGATCCGACCCCGCAGGCCCTGGGCTTCGTCATGCCCCCCGAATGGGCCCCGCACGCCGCAACGTGGCTGAGCTGGCCGGCCGACAACGACCTGTGGTTCGGCCACCTGGAAGCGGTGCGCACCGAGTTCGCCGCGCTGGTGCGCACCATCGCCCGCTTCGAGCCGGTGCAGCTGCTCGTCCGCGACGCCGAGAGCCGTCAGGACGCGGCCGAGCGCCTGAGCGGGGCGGACGTGACCTCCCACGACGTGCCCCTCAATGACGTGTGGATTCGGGACAACGGCCCGCTGTTCGTGACGCGCGGCTCCGAGGTCTCGCTGATCAACTGGCGCTTCAATGCCTGGGGCGGCAAGTTCGAGTGGCACGAGGATGACCAGGTGCCCGAATACGTGGCCCGCACGCTGGATGCCGCGCACTGGGACCTGCCGGTGGTGCTGGAGGGCGGCGCGCTGGAACTGAACGGGGCTGGCGTGGCCCTGACCACCCGCTCGTGCCTGCTGACCGACACCCGCAACCTGGGCCTGAGCGCGGAGCAGTATGCCGACTGGCTGCGCGCCTACCTGGGCATAGACCGGCTGCTGTGGCTGGGCGCGGGGCTGGAAAACGACCACACCGACGGCCACATCGACACCATCACCCGCTTTACCGACGAGCGCACCATCGTGACCAGCGTGGACGAGGATCCCAGCGATCCCAACCACGCGGTGATGGCGGCCAACCTTGCGGCGCTGCGCGGGATGACGGACCTTGACGGTCAGCCGTTCCGCATCGTGGAGCTGCCGCTGCCTGTCCGGCGGCTGGAGGGCGCCGAGGGCCGCCTGCCCCCCACCTACGCCAACTTCTACATCGGCAACGGTTTCGTGGCCGTGCCGCAGTACGGCGACCCCAACGACGCCCGCGCCCTGGAGGTGCTCACGCCGCTGTTTCCGGGCCGCGAGGTCATCGGCCTGAACAGCCGCGCGATCATCGAGGGCGGCGGCTCGTTTCACTGCGTGACCCAGCAGCAACCGGCGGGGACGGTGTGGACCGGACGGTAA